A window of Halopseudomonas sabulinigri genomic DNA:
AGCACGACGAGCGCGCCAGTTACGAAGCGCGCTTCGCCGATATCGCCGGTGGCCGGGTTGACCTGTTTGAAGCGCCCACTGGCGACACATTACTGCAGCAGCTGCAGCAGGACATCCTGCACCTGCGGCCGCTGGCCGAGTCTCGCGCATTGTGGCCGGCGGTCGACCCGGCGCGTGATCAGTCCATCCGCTTTCATCTGGCACACAGCCCGCAGCGCGAGGTGGAAGTACTGCACGATCAGCTGCTCGCCGCCTTTGCTGCTGACCCGGACCTCAAACCGCGCGACATCATCGTTATGGTGCCGGACGTCAATCTCTACGCGCCGCACATTCAGGCGGTGTTCGGTCAGCACAGCGGTGACGACCCGCGGGCGATCCCCTTTACCCTGGCCGATCAAGGCCAGCGCGGCCAGGAACCGCTGCTCATTGCACTGGAGCATTTGCTGCGCCTGCCCGACAGCCGTCTGCCGGTCAGCGAGGTGCTGGACCTGCTCGATGTGCCGGCGCTGCGCAGCCGCTTTGGTCTGAGTGAGGCCGATCTGCCGACTCTGCAGCGCTGGATCGAGGGCGCAGGCATCCGTTGGGGGCTGGATCAGCAGCGCCGCGCCGCTCTGGGTTTGCCAGACGGGTTGGAAGCCAACAGCTGGCGTTTCGGCCTGCGCCGCATGTTGCTGGGTTACGCCAGCGGCGGTGCCGAGGCGTGGCAGCAGATCGAACCCTATGACGAAATCGGCGGGCTGGATGCCGCGCTGATCGGCCCGCTCAGCGGCCTGATCGATGCGCTGGATCGCCACGAAACCCAGCTGGCTGACGCGGCGCTGCCGGTAGTCTGGGGCGAACGCCTGCGTCAGCTGCTGGATGACTTCTTTCTAGCCGAGAGTGATCGGGACCAGCTGCTGCTGGCGCAGCTGCACGAAGGGCTGGCCAACTGGCTGGAGCTATGCGACAGCGTTGCGCTGGATGTTGCGCTGCCGCTCAACGTGGTGGCGGAAGCCTGGCTCGATGGTGTCGGCCAGAGCCAGCTCAGTCAGCGCTTTCTCGCCGGTGCGGTCAACGTTTGCACGTTGATGCCGATGCGCGCCATTCCATTCAAACGCATCTGCCTGCTGGGCATGAACGACGGCGACTACCCACGCGCGCAACCACCGCTGGATTTCGACCTGATGGGCAAGGACTACCGCCCGGGCGACCGCTCGCGGCGCGAAGACGACCGTTACCTGCTGCTGGAAGCGCTGCTCTCGGCCCGCGATGCGCTGCATATCAGTTGGGTGGGTCGCAGCATTCGTGATAACAGCGAACGGCCGCCGTCGGTGCTGATCGGCCAGCTGCGCGACCATTTGGCCGCTGGTTGGCACACGGCGGATGACGCTGATCTGTTGCACGCGCTGACCGTCGAGCATCCGCTGCAGCCCTTCAGCCGCGCCTATTTCAGCGCCGATTCCGCGTTGTTCAGTTACGCCTGCGAGTGGCGTCAGCTGCACGATCCTCATGCCGAGGAGGACGCCGACCAGCCGCTGGCGCCGGTCACGCTGGAAGCGCCCATCGAGCTGCTGGCGCTGCAGCGCTTTTTGCGTAACCCGGTCGAGCACTTCTTTGCCGCCCGGCTGAAGGTGTGGTTGCAGGAACAGCAAAGCAACACCGAAGACGACGAACCCTTTGCGCTCGACGGTCTGCAACGGCACCAGCTCAGCCAGTGGTTGCTGGAGCAGGTGCAGCAGGCCGATTTGCAGGATGACTGGCAGGCCCTGCTGGTCGAGCAGGCCAGTCGCCTGCAACAGCGTGGCAGCCTGCCGCTGGCCGGTTTTGGTGAGTTGACGCTGGCCCAGTTGGTTGAGCCGCTGGGCGGGCAGCTGGAGCGCTTCCGTGAGCAACTGTTGTTGTGGGACCAGCCGCTGGAGTATCCGCTGCCGCTGCAGGCGTCGGCGCGTACGGCAGAAGCGAAGATTGAGGTAGTCAGCTGGCTCGCCGGTGTGCGCCGCTGCGCCCAGCTCGATGGCCTGATGCGCGTGCAGCTGGTCACCGGCAAACTGCTCGGTAAGAAAGACGTGCCGCGTTGGCGCAAACTGCTGAGTGAGCTGTGCCAGCATGTGCTGGCCGCGGCCTCGGGCCATCGACTCACCACTTGCCTGATCAGCGCCGACGCCAGTATTCAACTGCTGCCGCTGGAGCAGGAGCGTGCCGAGCACATCGTGAATGACTGGTTGCTTGGCTACCTCCAAGGCCTGAAGCGACCGCTGCCTGTGGCAGTAGAAACCGCCTTTGCCTGGCTGACCGAGGGCAAGGACGAGAAACGTCTGGGTGCTGCCAAACTCTGTTACGAGGGCAACGATTTCAGCCGTGGCGAGGTGGACGGCAGCCCGGCACTGCAACGCAGCTTTCCCGACTTTGCCAGCCTGCAGGCGAACGACGAATTCATCGGCTGGGCGCAGTCACTCTATCAGCCGCTGGCGCAGGCAATTGAGGATGAATGGCTGATGATTACGCAGGCATCGGAGGGCGAAGCATGAGCAACCAACGCCCCTTGGCCCTGCGCTGCCCGCTGCGCGGTAGCCGCCTGATTGAAGCCAGTGCAGGTACCGGCAAGACCTTCACCATCTCTGCGCTGTATCTGCGGCTGGTGCTGGGCCACGGCGAGGGCGAAAGCGCCTTCAGCCGTGAACTGCTGCCGCCGGATGTGCTGGTCGTAACCTTTACCGAAGCCGCGACCCAGGAACTGCGCGACCGCATTCGCGCGCGGCTGGTCGAGGGCGCGCAGGCCTTCCGTGGCGAATTGAATGAGCCGGACCCGATCGTCGCCGGGTTGCTGGCGGACATCCCCGAAACCGAACACGCCAGCGCCGCGCGCAAGCTGGATATCGCCGCCCAGTGGATGGATCAGGCCGCGGTCTCGACCATTCACAGCTGGTGTCAGCGCATGCTGCGCGAGCACGCCTTCGACAGCGGCAGCCTGTTTACCCAGACGCTAGAAACTGACCAACGCGACCTGCTGGCCGAGGTCGCGCGTGACTACTGGCGATTGCATTGCTATCACTTGCAGGGTTCAGCGCTCGCCTGGGTGCAGCAAAGCTGGCAGCAGCCGGAAGCGCTGCTCGGTAAGGCACGGTTGCTGTTCACCCCCGCTGCAAATGAACCGACAACGGCACTGCAAGCGCTGCTGGACGAAGCTCTGGCCCAGCGCGATGCGCAACTGGCTGAACTCAAGGCTCCGTGTGCCGACTTGGCAGACAGCCTTGAAGCGCTGCTGGATCAGGCGGTAGAGCAGGGCGTGGTCGACAAACGCAAGATTCAGAAGCGCTATTACGCGCCCTGGTTCGAAACTCTGCGCCAGTGGGCGCTGGCGCCCGAGCAGGTGAAGCTAGAGTTGCCGCCGGCAGCCTGGGCCCGGCTCAGCGAAGACGGCCTCGGCGAGGCCTGGAAGAAGGGCGCCGTGCCCGATCACCCGGCGTTGCGCGGCTTGCCGCAATTGCGCGAGGCGCTGGCCGCATTGCCCAACCCCGAGGGTGATGCGCTGCGCCACGCGGCGGACTGGATGTCGGTGCGTTTCGAGCAGGAAAAGCGTCGCCGCGCGCAGATGGGGTTTGATGACATGCTGACCCGGCTCGATGCCGCGCTGCAGGGCCCCAACGGCGACCGACTGGCGGAGGTGATCCGCCAGCAGTTCCCGGTCGCGCTGATCGACGAGTTTCAGGATACCGACCCGTTGCAGTACCGCATCTTCGACCGAATCTACCGGGTAGCGGAAAATGATCAGGACAGCGCGCTGCTGCTGATCGGCGACCCCAAGCAGGCGATTTACGCCTTCCGCGGCGCGGATATTCACACCTACCTGCGGGCCCGTGGCGACACCGCCGGGCGGCACGAGAATCTGGATACCAACTTCCGCTCCAGCCAGGCGATGGTCACGGCGGTGAACCGGGTATTCGAGCAGGCAGAGCAGCACTTTGCCGCTGGCGCCTTCCTGTTCCGCCAGGGCGACGATAACCCCATGCCGTTTTTGCCGGTGCAGGCGCGCGGGCGCAGCGAAGTGTGGAGCTATCAGGGTGAACAGGCGCCGGCCTTGACCGCCTGGCTGCTGGAGTCCGAAGAGCCGCTGACGGGTGACACCTATCGGCGGGAAATGGCCGAGCGCTGCGCCAGCGAAATGACCGCCTTGCTGCAGGCCGGACAGCAGGGCCGCGCTGGCTTTGCCCGCAGCGACAAGCCGTTTGTGTCGGTACGCCCGGCCGATATGGCGGTGCTGGTGCGTACCGGCCGCGAGGCGCAGCTGATTCGTGATGCCTTGGCCGCTCGCGGTGTGCGCAGCGTCTATCTGTCTGACAAGGATTCGGTTCTGGCAACGCAGCAGGCGCAGGATGTGCTGCGCTGGCTGCGCGCCTGTGCCGAGCCCGGCAACGACCGCCTGCTGCGCGCGGCACTCGCCAGCCACAGCCTGCACCTCAACTGGCAAGCACTGGATCAGTTGAATCAGGACGAGCGCCTGTGGGAGCAGCGGGTCGACCAGTTCCGCGATTATCGCCGCATCTGGCAGCGCCAGGGTGTGCTGCCGATGCTGCACCGCCTGCTGCACGACTTTGCGCTGCCTGCCCGGCTGCAACAGCAGGACGATGGCGAGCGGGCGCTGACCAACCTGCTGCATCTGGCCGAGCTGCTGCAACGCGCGGCCCGCGAGCTGGATGGTGAGCAGGCGCTTATCCGCCATCTGGCCGAGCTGATCCGCCGCGCTGACGAGGGCGCAGGGGACGAACAGGTGCTGCGGCTGGAAAGCGACGCCGAGCTGGTTAAGGTGGTGACCATCCACAAGTCCAAGGGTCTGGAGTACCCGCTGGTATTTCTGCCCTTCATTTGCCTGAGTCGCCCGGTGCGGGCGGATCAGCCGCTGCGCCTGAGTGACGGCTGGGTATTGAAGCCGGACGCGGATCAGGTGGCCGAGGCCGACCGCGAGCGACTGGGTGAAGATCTGCGGTTGCTTTATGTGGCGCTGACCCGCGCCCGCCACGCCTGCTGGTTGGGTATGGCCGACCTCAAGAGTGGCAACAACAAGCAGTCGGTGCTGCATCACGGCGCGATCGCCTGGCTGCTCGGCGGTGGCGCCGCGCTGGAGTCGTCTACTCAACTGAAAGACTGGCTGACCCGCTGGCAGCCGGACGGCGAGGTGGTCGCGCTGCAGGCCGCGCCAGAGGTCCGTGATGAGCGGCTGGCGCAACTGAATGACGGCCCGGCGCTGGTCGATGCCCGCAGCCCGGCGCACGGGCGTTTCGATTCCTGGTGGATCGGTTCCTACAGTGCGTTGGCGCTCAGCGGAGAGAGTACCGACAGTGCGCTGGCCGAGTGGATTGCCGACGACGAGCGCCAGAGTCGCTTTGTGCCGCTGCGCCGTGGCGAGCAGCCGACCATTCACCGCTTCCCGCGTGGCCCGCAGCCCGGCACCTTTTTGCACGGCTTGCTGGAGTTGGCGGCGCAGGAGGGCTTTGCGGCGCTGAAGGATGCCGAGCGTTGCCACCGCTGGCTGGCGCCGCGTTGCCAGCGTAGAGGCTGGGGTGAGTGGAGTGAGTGTCTGAGTGACTGGTTGGGGCAATTGCTGCAGCGCCCGGGGCTAGTACCCAGTACCGAGCTGGCGCTGGGTGAGCTGCCGCCGTCGCGTTACCAGAGCGAAATGGCCTTTATGTTTGCCGCCAGCAAGGTCGACGTGCAGCAGATCGATCGGTTGGTCACGGCGATGACGCTGGACGGGTTGCCGCGCCCGGCGTTGCAGCGTGACCGCCTGAATGGCCTGTTCAAGGGCTATATCGACCTGGTGCTGGAGCATGAAGGGCGTTATTACGTGCTCGACTACAAATCCAATTGGCTGGGTGCGACCCCGGCCGACTATAGCGAGGCGGCCATGAGCCGGGCGCTGCTGGAACACCGCTACGACCTGCAATACGTGTTCTACCTGCTGGCGCTGCACCGCCAGTTGCAGGCACGGCTGACGGACTATGATTACGACCGCCACATTGGCGGTGCGCTTTACTGGTTTGTCCGCGGCGTCGACGCGGAGAACGGCGGCCTCTGCCATCAGCGCCCGCCGCGCGAACTGATTGAAACACTGGATCGCCTGTTTGCCGGTCAGCCGGTTGAGGAGATTGACCATGCAGGGTGATCAACTGGATCTGCTCGGCACGCTCGACCGTTCTGCAGAGCAGCTCGATAGCGCAGCCGCGCTGCTGCAATTGCTGGATGACTGGCAGGCCAACGGCTGGCTGCGCGCGCTGGACCGCGCCTTCGCTGGCTTTTTGCTGGAGCAGGCACCGGACACCGGCCCGGCAGTGCTGCTGGCGGCGGCGCTGGTCAGCCATCAATTGGGCCATGGGCATGTTTGCCTGGATCTGGCCGCGACGCTGGCCGAACCGGACTTTGCCTTGTCGCTGCCACCGGAGGGCGAAAGCCTGCTCGACACGCCGTTGCCTTCGGCCGTGCTGGCGGGCGTCACGCTGGAACTATGGTGCGAGGCGCTGCGGGCCAGCCGGGTAGTTGATAGTCAGCCGCCGGAGCAGGGCAGCTGCCCGCTGGTGCTGATCGGCCAACGCCTGTATCTGCGCCGCTACTGGCAGCACGAGCGGCAGGTCGTATCGATTCTGCATCAGCGCCTGCAGCAACCGTTGCCTGTGGCAGGGGACCTGCCCGCGCGGCTCGATGCCCTGTTTACCGGCAGTCAGCAGAACCCGGACTGGCAGCGCATTGCCTGCGCGCTGGCGGCGCGCGGGCGCTTCAGCATCATCACCGGCGGCCCCGGCACCGGTAAAACCACCACGGTGGTGCGCCTGCTGGCGCTGCTGCAGACGCCCGCGGTGGAAGCGGATAAGCCGCTGCGTATTCGCCTGGCCGCACCGACCGGCAAGGCCGCTGCGCGGCTGACCGAGTCGATTGGGCGGCAAGTGGGAGCACTGCCAGTCGACAAAGCGGTGCGCGACGCGATTCCGACCGAAGTCAGCACGCTGCATCGTCTGCTCGGCAGCCTGCCGGAGAGCCGCCACTTCCGCCATCACGCGGGCAACCCGCTGGCACTGGATGTGCTGGTGGTAGACGAAGCCTCGATGATCGACCTGGAAATGATGGCCAACTTGCTGGCCGCTCTGCCGCCGCAGGCGCGCCTGGTGTTGCTGGGTGACAAGGATCAGCTCGCCTCGGTGGAAGCGGGCGCGGTGCTGGGCGATCTGTGTCGCCGCGCCGACGCCGGCTGCTACTCACCGGCCACGGTCGATTGGCTGCAGCAGGTGAGTGGGCAGTCGCTGGCAGGCAGCGGCCTGCAGCCCGGCGACGAGTCGACCCATCTGCTGGAGCAGCAAACCGCCATGCTGCGCCACTCCCACCGCTTTGGCGCCGACAGCGGCATCGGCGAGCTGGCCCGCGCCGTGAACCGCTGCGATGCCACCGCCGCGCGCGATCTGCTGCAGCGTGGCAAATTTGATGACATCCAGAGTCGCCGCCTGAATGGCAGCAACGATCCCGCGTTCAGCGCATTGGTGCTGGGTGGTGACGGGGCGCTGCCGGGCTATGGTGCTTATCTGAGCACACTCAGGGAGCAGCGCCCGGGAGCAGATGTACCTGCTGATGACCCGCGCTGGGTAGCCTGGGCTGCTGCCGTGCTGAATGCCTTTGATCGCTTTCAGCTGCTCTGTGCGGTACGCCGGGGCGAATGGGGCGTCGAAGGTATCAACCAGCGGGTCGCCGATCTGCTGACCCGCCGCGGCCTGCTGCGTGCCGACACGCTCTGGTATGAAGGACGCCCGGTGCTGGTGACCCGCAACGACTACAGTCTGGGCTTGATGAACGGCGATATCGGCATTGCCCTGCGCATTCGTGAGCCGGCCCTGCACGCCGGTCAGTCGGAAACCGAAGCGCTGCGCGTTGCCTTCCCGCGCAATGATGGCAAGGGCGGCATTCGCTTTGTGCTGCCCAGTCGTTTGCCAGAGGTGGAAACGGTGTTTGCCATGACCGTGCACAAGTCCCAGGGCTCGGAGTTCGAGCACGCTGTGCTGGTGCTGCCGGAGGCGCGCAACCCGGTGCTGACCAAGGAACTGGTCTACACCGCCATTACCCGCGCCAGTCAACACTTCAGCCTGCTGGAAAGTCGCCTCGGTGTGCTGGAGGCGGCGGTGCAAACGCCGGTGCGGCGCATCAGCGGGCTGGACCTGAGTCCGGGCGCCAGCTGATGCCGTTCGTTACATACCGTTCATGAAGTCCGGCGGTGGGCTGCGGTGCTTCTCGTGCAGCTCGCGCATGGCGCCGGCGTAATCCAGCAACAACTGCAGTGACCAGTCAGCGCGGGCGCGGATGCGTTGATCATCCTCGCCGCCATCCTGTTCACCCATCACCGACTCCACATGGCGAATGATCAGGTGCTCCGGCAGGTAGCACAGCCGGCAGTTCTTGTAGCTGGAGCTACGCATCTCGGCAATCGGATAGGCGCCGCCCTGTCCCGCAGAGACGCTCACCAGCAGCCCTGGCTTGTGTGCCAGCTCGCGGCGCCCAGCGTAGAGGAACAGGTTCTTCACCGCCGGGCAGGCCATGCCGTGCCACTCGGGGGTAATGACGACTACCGCCTGCGCCGCGCGCAACTTCTCGGCCATGTCAGGCCAGGGGTTGTTGTCAGTTTCTGCTGGCCACAGCGGCAAGGGTTCGGCGGCCAGGTCGATGATGTCGCTCTCGGCGCCCAGTTGCTGCAAGCGCGCAGCCAGGTAGCGGGCTACCCGGCTGCTCTGGGCGTCCGGGCGGTTGGAGCCGGCGATCAGGGTAATGCGTAAACTCATG
This region includes:
- the recC gene encoding exodeoxyribonuclease V subunit gamma; the protein is MQDANSLAPGLMIIHGNRLETLRELAVDWMRAHPLAPLENEVILVQSNGIAQWLQMALAADPAQGGCGIAAALDVQLPARFLWDSYRGVLGRDSVPEQSPLDKLPLTWRLMRLLPALQDQPDFAPLKRFLADDHDCRKRYQLAVRLADLFDQYQVYRADWLNDWAAGRDHIGLARTGARPLDDEERWQPALWRAVLADVGAERLSDSRAGIHPRFVQYLLDCDSRPASLPRRVIVFGISSLPAQTLEALAVIGRFSQVLLCVLNPCEYHWGDIVADQDLLRHEYRRHQRRPGSPIQLDDSTLHQHAHPLLAAWGKQGRDYINLLDQHDERASYEARFADIAGGRVDLFEAPTGDTLLQQLQQDILHLRPLAESRALWPAVDPARDQSIRFHLAHSPQREVEVLHDQLLAAFAADPDLKPRDIIVMVPDVNLYAPHIQAVFGQHSGDDPRAIPFTLADQGQRGQEPLLIALEHLLRLPDSRLPVSEVLDLLDVPALRSRFGLSEADLPTLQRWIEGAGIRWGLDQQRRAALGLPDGLEANSWRFGLRRMLLGYASGGAEAWQQIEPYDEIGGLDAALIGPLSGLIDALDRHETQLADAALPVVWGERLRQLLDDFFLAESDRDQLLLAQLHEGLANWLELCDSVALDVALPLNVVAEAWLDGVGQSQLSQRFLAGAVNVCTLMPMRAIPFKRICLLGMNDGDYPRAQPPLDFDLMGKDYRPGDRSRREDDRYLLLEALLSARDALHISWVGRSIRDNSERPPSVLIGQLRDHLAAGWHTADDADLLHALTVEHPLQPFSRAYFSADSALFSYACEWRQLHDPHAEEDADQPLAPVTLEAPIELLALQRFLRNPVEHFFAARLKVWLQEQQSNTEDDEPFALDGLQRHQLSQWLLEQVQQADLQDDWQALLVEQASRLQQRGSLPLAGFGELTLAQLVEPLGGQLERFREQLLLWDQPLEYPLPLQASARTAEAKIEVVSWLAGVRRCAQLDGLMRVQLVTGKLLGKKDVPRWRKLLSELCQHVLAAASGHRLTTCLISADASIQLLPLEQERAEHIVNDWLLGYLQGLKRPLPVAVETAFAWLTEGKDEKRLGAAKLCYEGNDFSRGEVDGSPALQRSFPDFASLQANDEFIGWAQSLYQPLAQAIEDEWLMITQASEGEA
- the recB gene encoding exodeoxyribonuclease V subunit beta, with the protein product MSNQRPLALRCPLRGSRLIEASAGTGKTFTISALYLRLVLGHGEGESAFSRELLPPDVLVVTFTEAATQELRDRIRARLVEGAQAFRGELNEPDPIVAGLLADIPETEHASAARKLDIAAQWMDQAAVSTIHSWCQRMLREHAFDSGSLFTQTLETDQRDLLAEVARDYWRLHCYHLQGSALAWVQQSWQQPEALLGKARLLFTPAANEPTTALQALLDEALAQRDAQLAELKAPCADLADSLEALLDQAVEQGVVDKRKIQKRYYAPWFETLRQWALAPEQVKLELPPAAWARLSEDGLGEAWKKGAVPDHPALRGLPQLREALAALPNPEGDALRHAADWMSVRFEQEKRRRAQMGFDDMLTRLDAALQGPNGDRLAEVIRQQFPVALIDEFQDTDPLQYRIFDRIYRVAENDQDSALLLIGDPKQAIYAFRGADIHTYLRARGDTAGRHENLDTNFRSSQAMVTAVNRVFEQAEQHFAAGAFLFRQGDDNPMPFLPVQARGRSEVWSYQGEQAPALTAWLLESEEPLTGDTYRREMAERCASEMTALLQAGQQGRAGFARSDKPFVSVRPADMAVLVRTGREAQLIRDALAARGVRSVYLSDKDSVLATQQAQDVLRWLRACAEPGNDRLLRAALASHSLHLNWQALDQLNQDERLWEQRVDQFRDYRRIWQRQGVLPMLHRLLHDFALPARLQQQDDGERALTNLLHLAELLQRAARELDGEQALIRHLAELIRRADEGAGDEQVLRLESDAELVKVVTIHKSKGLEYPLVFLPFICLSRPVRADQPLRLSDGWVLKPDADQVAEADRERLGEDLRLLYVALTRARHACWLGMADLKSGNNKQSVLHHGAIAWLLGGGAALESSTQLKDWLTRWQPDGEVVALQAAPEVRDERLAQLNDGPALVDARSPAHGRFDSWWIGSYSALALSGESTDSALAEWIADDERQSRFVPLRRGEQPTIHRFPRGPQPGTFLHGLLELAAQEGFAALKDAERCHRWLAPRCQRRGWGEWSECLSDWLGQLLQRPGLVPSTELALGELPPSRYQSEMAFMFAASKVDVQQIDRLVTAMTLDGLPRPALQRDRLNGLFKGYIDLVLEHEGRYYVLDYKSNWLGATPADYSEAAMSRALLEHRYDLQYVFYLLALHRQLQARLTDYDYDRHIGGALYWFVRGVDAENGGLCHQRPPRELIETLDRLFAGQPVEEIDHAG
- the recD gene encoding exodeoxyribonuclease V subunit alpha, whose protein sequence is MQGDQLDLLGTLDRSAEQLDSAAALLQLLDDWQANGWLRALDRAFAGFLLEQAPDTGPAVLLAAALVSHQLGHGHVCLDLAATLAEPDFALSLPPEGESLLDTPLPSAVLAGVTLELWCEALRASRVVDSQPPEQGSCPLVLIGQRLYLRRYWQHERQVVSILHQRLQQPLPVAGDLPARLDALFTGSQQNPDWQRIACALAARGRFSIITGGPGTGKTTTVVRLLALLQTPAVEADKPLRIRLAAPTGKAAARLTESIGRQVGALPVDKAVRDAIPTEVSTLHRLLGSLPESRHFRHHAGNPLALDVLVVDEASMIDLEMMANLLAALPPQARLVLLGDKDQLASVEAGAVLGDLCRRADAGCYSPATVDWLQQVSGQSLAGSGLQPGDESTHLLEQQTAMLRHSHRFGADSGIGELARAVNRCDATAARDLLQRGKFDDIQSRRLNGSNDPAFSALVLGGDGALPGYGAYLSTLREQRPGADVPADDPRWVAWAAAVLNAFDRFQLLCAVRRGEWGVEGINQRVADLLTRRGLLRADTLWYEGRPVLVTRNDYSLGLMNGDIGIALRIREPALHAGQSETEALRVAFPRNDGKGGIRFVLPSRLPEVETVFAMTVHKSQGSEFEHAVLVLPEARNPVLTKELVYTAITRASQHFSLLESRLGVLEAAVQTPVRRISGLDLSPGAS
- a CDS encoding NADPH-dependent FMN reductase, which gives rise to MSLRITLIAGSNRPDAQSSRVARYLAARLQQLGAESDIIDLAAEPLPLWPAETDNNPWPDMAEKLRAAQAVVVITPEWHGMACPAVKNLFLYAGRRELAHKPGLLVSVSAGQGGAYPIAEMRSSSYKNCRLCYLPEHLIIRHVESVMGEQDGGEDDQRIRARADWSLQLLLDYAGAMRELHEKHRSPPPDFMNGM